A window of Alkalinema sp. FACHB-956 genomic DNA:
TATATCAATCCAGCAAATTAGCCCTGTCAGGATGATGGAATGATACAAGGCATTGTTCAAGAAGGACTGACGATCTAGAGTCGAATTCTTGGTAAATCCATTCGCTATACCGTTTATCTGCCTGCTGACTATGCCACTTCCGTGCTTTAGCTTTAGGTGTAAAAAAGGACGATTAGCACACTCTAAAAAGGCGATGTTTCTTTTTCAGGATAATGTACAACTTCATGTGAAGACAACTGATTATTACACAAATGGATTCTACCAAAGCACCGGATGTTATTTTGCTTGGATGCGAGGGCAAGAGCGGCTGTATGAAATAACTACAAATTATCACAGGTGCAGAAGAGAAAAATCAGATTGTGTCTTATATTTTGCTAGAGCGGCTGAGTCAGCTTGGAATCAATATCGTCAATAGGAAAATCATGATATTTTACAAACAGGATGAAAAGCAAATGGTCTTTTTCTTGGATGAGTCTGCCGTAGAGGCGATCGCCGTTTATAGAGGGGCTGTTGAGAAGTTACGCTGTACTAGAATAGAGAGCAGTAGTTGATAATCCGGCTCCATGCAAATCTACTGCACACATCCCTCATCGACAAAAGAAAACCCTCATTTGACCGAATTGTCGCTGTCTTCGGGTGATCGGCTACCACTATCGCTTCATTGTGAAACCTGTGGAATGCCATTGATTTTGAGTGATGGTCGCTACGTTCCGATCGAATCCTTAGGGGATGGAGGATTTGGTCGAGTATTTTTGGCCTATGACCTCAAATTCCCCCAAAATGATGGCACCTATGCCCGTCGAGCCATCAAACAATTCCGTAGTGATCGCGGACTCTTTCCTGGGCAGATTCAACAAGCACTGAAAGCATTTGAGTCCGAAGCCGACGTCTTAGATAAACTACGTCATACTCAGATTCCACGGGTATATGAACCTTTTCAAGTGCAATCGGGTGATCACAGCTATGCATATTTCGTTCAAGAGTATGTGCCGGGTGATAACTTACAAAAAATTCTGGACAATTCATCTGGCACGGTTTGGCCTGAAACTGCGGTGAAAGAAATGCTCCGTCAGATGCTAGAGATTTTAGATTATTTGCAGACTCGATCGTCACCTGTAATTCATCGCGATATCAAACCCTCTAATATCATTCAGACAACCGATGGTAAATACCATCTGATTGATTTTGGCGCGGTGCATCAGGTAATGGCAGATACAATATCCACAATTTCAGGACAGACAACTCAACCTTTTTGCACACCAGAATACGCCGCTCCAGAACAATTACAGGGACAAATTGGGTTGACGACTGATTTATATGCACTTGCTAAAACTGCTATTTGCTTGTTAACTGGTAATCCCAATGGAGCATTGCCACATCACACATCTTGGCAGTTTAAACGCTTGCTTTTGCAGATGCGCGATCCTGACCCGGTGAAACGGCCAGCGTCGGCCAGCGTAGCTTTAACGCAACTGAATCAGCAGCGTCCGCCGGGACGTCTACTAGGGTATGGGTTACTTGGAGGTTGTACGATCGCGGGGCTAATCACCTATGGCCTGCCTCAGTTCAATCGTCCCAAAATCCCGCAACGCGATTGGACAGTGAGCTTATCAACAATTAGTGATATTAGCTTTCCTCCACCAGTTGAAACCACTTATTTTTATGGTGGCAGTACTACTGCAGAACCCCTTGCCGCAGAAATCAACGATCGAATTCAACGTAACAACCTGAAATTGATTTTGAAACGAAAGCCGCCCAGTCAGGGATATGAGTATTCGGCAGACGGCATAGATCGATTGATTCAGGGAGAACTAGACTTTG
This region includes:
- a CDS encoding serine/threonine-protein kinase — its product is MPLILSDGRYVPIESLGDGGFGRVFLAYDLKFPQNDGTYARRAIKQFRSDRGLFPGQIQQALKAFESEADVLDKLRHTQIPRVYEPFQVQSGDHSYAYFVQEYVPGDNLQKILDNSSGTVWPETAVKEMLRQMLEILDYLQTRSSPVIHRDIKPSNIIQTTDGKYHLIDFGAVHQVMADTISTISGQTTQPFCTPEYAAPEQLQGQIGLTTDLYALAKTAICLLTGNPNGALPHHTSWQFKRLLLQMRDPDPVKRPASASVALTQLNQQRPPGRLLGYGLLGGCTIAGLITYGLPQFNRPKIPQRDWTVSLSTISDISFPPPVETTYFYGGSTTAEPLAAEINDRIQRNNLKLILKRKPPSQGYEYSADGIDRLIQGELDFALSSKGIQAKQANNARARQVKLAKIAVATTSSAVVVHPELPIGGITSKQLELIEARKILNWQEVGGPDLPIRMYATDAQYIKNPSGGEPQAGVDFTKVKNFEEAFQRIQDDRGGMMIAPTSVVVRSIVGCSLKALKLGFDAGSLLHPYQQERILSSADCRANKRNQVNLKIIEASSYKLLSTISVIVLQDAGIKQWIGEYYAAVLTTKEAKRIMAELGYVPIPSVNPEVQN